CGCAAAATCTTGCTAGAAGATTGAACGGATTGGAATTAACACGCGGGGCTCGGGTCGCTTTAATTGCTGATACCACCCCAGATTTCATTCGATTCTTTTTTGCCTGTCAGTATGCGGGACTGATTCCAGTTCCACTCCCGATTTCATTACACTTAGGGGGGCATCAGGCATACGTCACCCAACTTAGACGGCTCCTCGATAGCTGCCAAGCCTCTATCGCCATGGCACCTGAAGGCTTCTTGCCATTTTTGGAGGAAGCAGCAACCGGTTTAAACCTGGTACTCATTGGAGGCCCGGAAACGTTTGCTTCGCTAGAAGAAATACAAGGTCCCCTCAGCCCACTTGAGCCTCAAGAATTAGCCTATATTCAATACACTTCCGGCAGCACCCGCTGGCCTAGGGGTGTCGAGGTCACTCAAGCGGCCGTCATGACCAATCTCTCCGGAATCATTCAGCATGGCTTACAAGTTCAACCTGGTGATCGTTGCGTCTCCTGGCTTCCCTTTTACCATGATATGGGACTGGTCGGATTCGTTCTTGGTCCAATCGCTTCCCAGCTTTCTGTTGATTATCTGAGCACACGCGATTTTGCCATGCGACCGCGTCAGTGGCTGGATTTAATGACGAAGAGTCGGGCGACAATTTCATTCAGCCCCTCTTTTGGATACGAGCTCTGCGTGCGAAGACTGGGCGAAGACTTTAATGAGCACTATGATCTCAGCTCTTGGCGAATTGCCGGTGCCGGAGCAGAAACCATTCGTGCCGATAGTCTCTCACGTTTTGCCAAAACTCTGAAGACCAGCGGGTTTAAACCTGAAGCATTTCTGGCCTGCTATGGGATGGCTGAATGCTCTTTGGCAATTAGCTTTGCTCCCTTGAACAAAGGCCTCGAGGTCGACAGAGTTGACGCAAATCAGCTTTCCAATAACAGGCTAGCCATGCCCTTCGTTCCATTCTCAAATGATGAGGAGCAGGCTCGATGCAGCAAATTTGTAAATTGCGGAGTTCCTCTCCCCGGATATGAAGTCGAAATTCGAAATATGACGGGAGAGGTCGTTAAAGAACGAGAAAGTGGAATTATTTTTGTTCGTGGGGCAAGCACCATGACGGGATACTTCAATGACCCCATCTTGACACAGGATGTTCTTTCCACTGATGGCTGGCTCAATACGGGCGACATCGGCTATTGGGTCGAAAACAGCCTCGTCATTATTGGTCGTTCCAAAGATATGATTATCATAAATGGACGAAATATCTGGCCTCAGGACCTCGAATTCATGGCAGAGCAACAGGAGGAAGTCCGACCAGGTGATTCATCCGCTTTTTCCGTTTCCACACCAGACGGTCATGAGATCGCGATCATGGTGGTTCAATGTCGCGAAATGGATAACAAAAAACGAGAAGACCTGGTTCAGCGCCTACGATCCTTAGTGCACAAAGAGTTGTCTATTCCATGCTACATTGAACTCATCCCACCAAGAACGCTTCCGCGGACGTCATCTGGAAAACTATCTCGATCTCGTGCCAAAGCGGACTTCCTCACCCGCATTCAGTGGGAAGAGGTAACTACACACTTGTCTACTACCGCTAGGTCTGCCTAAGACCAGGCATTTTCCCTCAGACGTCCTCCACGGTCTATGCACACTACCGTTGCCCTAACCGGGGCTTCCGGTTTCATTGGGGGAGTCATCGCACAACATTTAAGGAATGGCGGATGGCATGTGCGTGGACTCGCGCGCTCCCCCCGCCAGGCACAACAGCTCGAGGACCTGGGAATCACACCGGTCCAAGGCCAATTGGAAGATCCTGGCAGCCTGGTACCCCTCGTCAAAGACTCGGTTGGTGTCATTCACTGCGCAGGAGCGATTCGCGGTGTGAGTCGAGAAGACTTCTTTCCGACCAACGTAATGGGAGTCTCTAACCTAATTCACGCCTGCCTTGCACAGCCTTCTCTTCCACGGTTTGTTCTTCTCTCATCTCTCGCCGCTCGGGAGCCATCACTCTCACCATATGCATGGAGTAAGTATGAAGGTGAATCTGTTTTAATCCGTGAGGCGGGTTTACTAGAGTGGAGTATTTTTCGTCCACCTGCCGTCTATGGACCTAAGGACCGTGCGCTACTCCCTCTCTTTACCTTGTTACGCAAAGGGATTGGGATTCAACTCGGGCCCTCCCAAGCCAAATTCTCCTTAATTCATGTCGAGGATCTCGCCAACGCTATTCTTCATTGGCTCAAAAACGGAGATCCACCCTTTCAGACCTTTGAGATTGATGATGGCTTCCCTGGGGGATATACCTGGGAGGATATTTTTCGTCTTTCCAACCCTCGCCTCCGACTATGCATGCGTATTCCACCAAGCCTGTTACAAATAGGAGGGAAAATTAATGAAATAAGTTCCCGCGTCTTTGGGTATACTCCCCTTTTCACTCGCGGGAAGGTTGCTGAACTCCTCCACCCAAATTGGGTCTGCAATAGTTCTCACGCGACGCAGACCCTTGGCTGGACGCCACAAATCAGCCTCAAAGAAGGCTTGCGTCGGTTGTTCACATCGGATAGGCTCATGCCATTCCATAGGAATTAGCACGGGTTTGTTCTCTTCATCCATCAAAAGGGCTATTATAATGCAGAGTTACTCCGACATCCTTCCCCAACTGTTCGACACTCTCAAGCCTTTTACCAAACAGGGCTTTCGATTAAAAGAATCAACCGAGCTAGTCGCAGAACTGGGATTGGATTCCTTACAAGTCATGCAAGTCCTTTTAAAAATCGAAGATCACTTTGATATTTCCATCCCTCTGAACAATCTTCCCAATATCCGAACAGTCAAGGACCTTGGTGAAGAGATTGAGAAGTTGCTGAAAGGGTAATCATGTCACTATTTGACAAATTTCTTCCCATTCAAGAAGCCAGAAACGAGTTACTCAAAAGTGGGGTCAACCCCTTTCACGTCACCGTCGAAAAGATCATTTCTCCGACAGAAGCCATCATCAATGGTCGCAAGACCATCCTGGTTGGCACCAATAATTACTTAGGATTGACCTTTCATCCCGACTCTATTCTAGCCGGCCAACAGGCGCTTGCCCAAGAAGGAACAGGCACCACCGGATCGAGGATGGCAAATGGATCTTTTGCGAGCCACAAGGCGCTGGAAGTCGCCATCGCGGAATTCTATGGTGCGCCCTATGCGATTGTCTTTTCCACAGGCTACCAGGCCAATCTTGGAGTGCTTTCTGCTCTTGCAGGCCCAGGGGACACAATTTTGATAGATGGGGACTCCCATGCCAGTATTTATGATGGATGCCGACTGGGAGGCGCAGAGGTTATCCGGTTTAAGCATAACGACGTGGCAGATTTGGAGAAACGGCTCCGCCGATTGGGGGACCGAAGTTATCGGACCTTAATTGTCGTTGAGGGCATTTATAGCATGCTGGGAGATCGAGCTCCGTTGGCTGAAATCGTCGAAGTGAAGAAAAAATATGGGGCCACCCTGATCGTCGATGAAGCGCATTCGTTGGGGGTACTCGGACAACATGGCCGTGGGTTAGCCGAAGAAACAGGAGTCGAACAGGACGTCGATTGTATTGTCGGAACATTCAGCAAAAGCCTGGGCTCGACGGGGGGGTTCGGCGTAAGCTTCCATCCCGAATTCGAATTAATCCGATACACCAGTCGGCCCTATATTTTCACCGCTTCCCCATGCCCTTCAGTTGTTGCTTCGACACGAGCAACCATTTGCATCATCCAGACTCACCCTGAACTCCGTCAGCATCTGTGGGACAATTCACGGAATTTGTATGAGGGGTTAACGAAGAGTGGGTATAGGCTTGGGGCGGAGGTAGGACCGATTATTGCCGCAATGGTCCCCAATAAAGAATTGGCTCTGGCCATGTGGCAACAACTCTTGGAAAATGGAATTTATGTCAACCTCATGATTCCTCCTGCCACTCCAAATGGCGAATGCCTCTTGCGATGCAGTGTGAGTGCCGCTCATACACACACACAAATTGAAAAAATTATTTCGGCATTTGATGAATTGTCTCATGGAACGCAAACCCACATCAGCCCTGCTCACTCACAACCAGATGCAACCTTCAATTAAAAAATGCTAGCGTTTCGGTTACCTGTCGAAACAACGATCCTGATTCCCCAAATGTCCAATGTCACGTCACCGCTCTAGACCCTACGGTATCAGGGTAATACCCGAAAAAATCATTTTGGAGGTCAGAGAAGGCATAGCTTCCTCTGGAAAAACTCCCGTTCGAATTTTCGTTGGAAGCGAATCGGCCCAGGGCCGAGCCGAACGCATACTCATCTGGTCGATTGAACAGGTTCGGGATCCGGCTCGAGTATACGAAATTTATCTCATGAAGGAATTAAAGGGATTTGACCGACGCAAATGGCTCACGGGGTTTACCAATTATCGTTTTGCGATCCCGGCATTTGCGGGCCAGTCAGGGCGAGCGATTTACAACGATGTCGATCAAATCTACCTGTCGGATCCTGGAACATTATTCGACCACGATTTGAACGATCATGGCTTTCTTTCCATTGCACGGAATGATACTTCAGTGATGGTCATGGATTGCCAAAAAATGGCCGCCATCTGGTCACTTGATGCGGCAAAATTCGAGAAAAAAAACGCGCTGGTGCAGCGCGCCTTGGAAGTGCCCGACCTTTGGGGTCCATTGGAACCCGAATGGAATGCCCGTGATGAAGAATATCGGGCAGGACAATCTAAAGTCCTCCATTATACGGCTCTTCATACGCAACCTTGGCAGCCCTTTCCTCAGGAATTTGTGTACCAAAAAAGTCTGGAGGGCGATGTTTGGTTTAATTTGGAGCACAGTGCGAATCAAAGGGGATTTCATCTATTTTCTCGAAAACATCCCTCCTCCCTATTTACAGAATTTGCTAAACAGACGAGAGACCTCCGGAATATTTCCCCGACGAAACTATCTCCTTTCCAGGATGTCGAGACCATACACGAACTTCAAGAAGGGATGCGCACCCTCCAGGCCAAGTCGCTTCTGTATTGTCATTTTGGGCAACTGTTCGAAAATGTTCCCGAACACCTTCTGGCGACAGACCTTTCCACATTAACCATGACCTCAATGGATCTTTGCCAGGAAGACTCCGGCCCTCTGCCTTCCCGACAATTCGACCTGGTCCTGTCATCCGGAGGGCTTCATCTCGTCCCAGATGAAGATATCCCCTGGGTTATGGAAGAAATGTTTAACCGTGCACATGGCATGGTCTATATGGCGATAGAAATCACCAACCCCGACCAATCCTATGGTGCCCAAACTCCTCATACCTGTTTGAAACAAAATATTACCCGGTGGATGAGTCACCTTGAATCAATTAGCGCCCGCTATCCGGCTATTCACTGGAAGCTTGTGTTCCACACAAAAACACCTAAGGGAATTCCGGAGAGATTTATCCGTTGTGGAGGCCATTGGATCGGGTCTCCCCCACGAACCTGGATACTCGCAGACGGCAAAGTTGGACATACCACTCAATCAGAAGTACTCGCGAAGTCGTTGGGGTGGCCTTATGAAATTAAACAGTTGCGATTCTATGGATGGCATAAAATTCAAAAACTCGTGTGGGGATTATTCCCTCCAAACTTGATAGGCGTAGATAGAGTTCACTCTTCCCCTCTCTGCCCCCCATGGCCAGACCTCGTGATTTCTACCGGATGGCGACCGGCACCAATTGCCAGATGGATTCGTGAACAAAGCCAGGGGAAAACACGCATCATTCAATTGGGGCGAAAAGGAGGGTGTTCGGCTGACTTATTTGATGTAGTCATTACTCCGTCCTATTACGGCTTCCCTCCACATCCACACCGCATCGAGACGGTGGCCCCCTTGAACGAATTAACTCAGGACAGTTTGGATAGGGTGAAGCAGCGATGGCCAAATATTTTCGCTAACGCTCCACATCCTCGCATTGTCTTCGTCGTGGGAGGTGCCACCGCACGGTTCAAATTTACTCCCGATATGGCTCGCACGATTGGTGGCCAACTCAAACAGCTTGCGCAAAAATGCCATGGGAAAATTTATGCCGTCACCTCTCCTAGAACGGGCAAAGACCTGATTCACGCTCTTGAGTCAACATTGCTCCCTGATCATTTTGTGCATAAGTGGGAGCCAAACCAGCCTGACAATCCTTATTTCGCCTATTTGGCTGGTGCCGATGTCATTATCGTCACAGGAGAAAGCGAATCCATGTTGGCTGAGGCGGCCTCTCTAGGCAAACCGGTTTATATTGTTCCACTTCCGGAAAATTCCCCAACATGGAAAGTACGGCTCAGTGAGAAGATTATTCAACGAGCCCAATCCCAGCCCTTGAATAAACGGGGGACCGCTCGTCCACAGCAGGGTTTGGAAAGGCTTTGCGCTCGGTTGATACGTGCGGGTTTGGTGCAACCACGACGAAACCTCACCATGCTGCATGACTCCCTTATCAAGAATGGGATAGCCCGGCCGTTCGGAGAACCCATTACAAACGGAACACGCCCACAATTAAAGGAAACGGAAACGGTCGCCCGAAAAGTCAAAGCCACTCTTGGAATCTTTGATCACCGATAACTAAAGTCACCATCAGCACAACCGGAGCAAAACGCTCTCCGAACCGTGCTCGGATATGTATGAAATGACAAAACCGCGACGCCGTCTGACCATTCCCGTTGAAGTCTTTAATAGGGAATTTGACGCCAAAGTTTTGCTTTCCTGCTTCGCCGCAGAGCGTGGATTTACCGTCATTATTGGGGAAAAACACGAAATTCAACTCAATCTGGCCGCGTTACCCAAATCCATCTACCTGCCCACCAATCTTCATAACCGGAATGCCATCGTTTTCTCTCTTCTGGCGCAATTGGGGCACTCATTGGTAGGAACGGACGAGGAAGCCATTGTGTATTGTTCGCCAGAAGTGTATGTGAAAGAAAAATTGGGCTCGACAGAATTTTCCCGGCCAAACCTCTTTTTAGCATGGGGACCGGAAAATGCCAGAATCTGGAAATCACAGCCCACATACAATGGAATGCCTCTGCATATAACCGGAAATTCCCGGGTAGACTTACTACGGCCGGAAATGCGCCAATATTGGACACCGCAAGTCGAAACAATCCATAAAAAATTTGGGAAGATCATCCTGATTAATACCAATTTTGGTAAATTGAACCACTTTAGGCCCAACAAGGGTGCTGAAAAGGAGGCGCTCGAACGAGCGGCAGTTTCACCATCGGACGTGGACGAATTTGATCTGGGAATGGCCAGGCACCGTCTGGCGCTATTCCAGTATTTTCAGGAAATGGTCGGCCAAATGGCCGCAGCCTTTCCCGGTCATACCATCTTGATCCGTCCTCATCCCTCTGAAAACCACGAGACATGGAGGCAGGCCGCCAACGGATATACAAACGTCCAGGTGCATATAGAGGGACATGTCATTCCCTGGCTATTGGCGGCCGATGCCATCATTCATAATAGTTGCACCACCGGCTTGGAAGGGTATGTCCTGAAACGTCCCGTTTTTTCCTATCAGCCGATCATTTCCGACCGTTTTGACAAACAACTCCCGAATGCCGTGAGCCGCCAAGCAACATCCTCCCGGGAATTAATTGAACTTATCAAAACAACCTTTTTAGGTGATCAGTCTCCACAGGAAAATGGCTCTGAAGCCAAAACACGGTTAATTGAACAATATCTTTCGGCCCTCCAAGGGCCGTTTGCCTCAGAAAACATCGTGAGTACTTTAGAAACATTCGACGCCACCTATTCATCCCCAACCCCAAATTGGGGAACGGTATTCGCCGCAAAATCTCAGGCCTTCGGCAGAAAATTACGACGCCGATTCAATGCCCAATTTCGCATGGGGGATCAAAACCGATCACAACGCTACAATTATCTGAATCATATTTTCCCTGATATCACCCTGGCGCATATCGAAGAACGCATTGAGCGCTTGCAACACGCGTTAGGAAGATTTCACCACACACAAGTCAGGCCCTTGCACGACAATATTTTTGAAATATTTCGCAACTAACTTCTCCATCATGAAGAATGCCTATAGCCGCACATGCTGAACATGCATGGGAATCCATATTCCGAATCCGGTAAACACTCTAAGGAGGATACATGTATAACGTAAAAATTTTTGGAGCCGGGTCTATCGGCAACCATTTGGCTCATGCATCCCGTTCCCTGGGCTGGAACGTCACGATATGCGATGTGGACCAAGCGGCGTTGGATCGAACCAAGCAGACCATTTATCCGACTCGTTATGGAAAATGGGACGAGGCCATCAAGCTTTCCCTGGTCAAAGACGCCCCGAGAGGAGGATTTGATCTCGTGGTGATTGGAACTCCTCCAGACTCCCACCTCTCCCTGGCACTCGGGGCTCTTGCGGAAAAACCCAAAGCCATTCTTGTGGAAAAACCTCTCTGCCCCCCGAACTTGGAACAGGCCCAAACATTACACAAGATGGTGATCGAGTCTGGCACATTCGCTTTTGTGGGATATGACCACGTCGTGGGAAAGGCCGCGCAGGAAACACTCCAAGCCGGTCGCCAATTATCCACCATTGAAACCATCGACGTGGAATTTCGTGAACATTGGGGCGGCATCTTCGCAGCTCATCCATGGTTACAGGGTCCCCAGGACAGTTATTTGGGATTTTGGAAACGGGGTGGAGGTGCCAGCGGGGAACATTCCCACGCGATCAACCTATGGCAATTTTTGAGTGGGGGGCTGGGGAAAGGCCGCATCATCGAAGTATCCGCGACACTGGATTATGTCCAGACAGATATGGTGGAGTACGATAAACTCTGCCTGCTTAGCCTGAGGACTGAAGCGGGGTTACTCGGAAGGGTGGTGCAGGACGTCATTACCTCCCCTTCCAGGAAGTGGGCAAGGATTCAAGGAAATGACGGTTTCGCAGAGCTCACCATTGGACACCAACCAGGGGTCGACAGAGTGGATTGGAAAACCGGTGGCGATGACACCCAATTCCGGACCATTCAAAAAACGCGACCGGATGATTTTATCTGGGAATTACAGCACATCGAGGACGTAATGACAGGCAAGACCAAAGATTCCGTCCTCTCACTGGAGCGAGGCCTGGAAACCATGCTGGTGGTCGCCGCCTCGCATCTCTCGTCAGCCAAGAAACGCACTGTGCGCATCGATTACCGGAAAGGCTATACACCAGAGGCACTAGAATTGCTGTAGATCTGCCAGAGGAAGGGGAAAAGCATGATAGACCAAGATTTTAATTTCCATGATTTATTCATATTGGATCTGGCCAATAACCACCAGGGAAGTGTGGAACACGGCTTGGGAATCATCCAATCAACGGCTGAGGTGATCAAACGGCACCAAGTCCGGGCAGCGATTAAATTCCAATTCCGCCAACTCGACACCTTCATTCATACAGATCATCAGTCAAACAGCGAGCTCAAATACATCCAACGATTTCAATCCACCCGATTGGACCAGACCCAGTTCCAAACATTGCTCAATGAAGTATGGGCCCAAGGGCTCCTGGCCATGTGCACCCCCTTCGATGAAGAGTCTGTCAATATTGCCGTCGACATGGGTTTCAATGTGTTGAAGGTCGCCAGTTGTTCAGCCAAGGATTGGCCGCTTCTTGAGGAAATTGCCGGCGCCGGGCCGCCGGTGGTCTGCTCAACCGGTGGACTGACACTGGAGGACATCGATAATGTGGTGAGTTTCTTCCAACATCGGGCTGTGCAATTCGCGCTCATGCATTGCGTGTCGGTTTATCCAACTCCTGACCCGTTGATGAACTTGAATCAAATACAGATGTTGCGCAACCGGTATCCCAATATTCCTATCGGCTGGTCCACGCATGAAAACCCCGGTGATACCGTCCCTGTGCAAATTGCGGTCGCTCTTGGTGCCAGACTGTTCGAACGGCACATTGGACTGGAAACCGAAACCATCAAATTGAATGCCTACTCGTCCACCTCACAACAAGTGGACACCTGGCTGGAAGCCTATCATCGGGCAAAAGAATTGTGTGGCTCAAAAACCCGTCCACCCGCCTCCGAAGTGGAACAGTCCTCATTGGACGGCCTTCGTCGGGGGGTCTTTGCCAAACGATCCATTAAAAAAGGCCGGGAACTCACACGGGACCTTGTGTATTTTGCCATGCCCTACGTCGAAGGGCAGATGGAAAGCGGAGCATGGAAAGAAGGCTATACGGCCGTCCAGGACATGACGCCGGACCAACCGGTCATGCGGGACGCTGTCGAGATCACCCTCAATCAAGGTCTCGTGACCCTTAAACAGGCGATTCACGAAGTCAAAGCCTTACTCAACGAAGCCAACATTCAATTAGGCAGTGAGTTTAAAGTCGAATATTCCCACCACTACGGCCTTGAAAATTTCCGACAAACCGGCGCGGTCCTTATCGAATGCATTAACCGGGAATATTGCAAAAAACTCGTCATTCAATTGCCGGGACAGCGACACCCCTCACATTATCATGCGAGAAAAGAGGAAACATTTCAAATACTGTTTGGCATCCTCCACGTGAATATCGACGGATATCCCCGCATTTTGCATCCCGGTGAAACCATTCTCATCCTACCCGGAGTCTGGCATTCCTTTTGGACAGACACCGGGGTTGTCTTTGAAGAAGTATCCACCACCCACTATAACAACGATTCCTTCTATGCCGACAAACGAATCAATAAGCTGCAACGATCTGAGCGGAAAACAATGGTTGATCATTGGGGTCGGTTTCAAATCGCCCAGCAGCCAGCAGCAGAAAAGGCTCCCGAGGTGCCATTGCCCGATCCTCACGCGCAATGATTGCTTGCGTCACCTTCGATTTTGACGGAACGCTGGTTGATTCCAATCAGGTGAAGGTTCAATCCTTTTATAAGATTGTCGAGAGTTATGATCCCAGCGGATGCATCGTTACCGAAATTCTTCAACGGTGCTCTCATAAGGATCGGTACGGAATCACTTGTGAACTTGCCCGGGAATTCATGGCGAAAGGGCTTATTCCGCCCCACACAGGCACAGAGGTCCTCGGTTTACAATTGGCCGAGACTTACACAAACACCTGCGAAACGGCCGTTGTCGGGTGTCCGGAAGTCCCTGGGGCCTCAGGAATACTCTTATGGCTGTTGAATCAAGAGATTCCTCTATACCTCAACTCAAGAACGCCGGCCACAGCCCTCAATCGCCTTGTGACCCTACGAAACCTCACCCACTATTTCGCGGGAATATACGGGGCCCCCGCAAGTAAACTCGAAAATTTGCTGCACATCCAAGAGCTCACTCAGGCAAAACCAGAGGAAATACTCTTTGTCGGAGACAGTGAGGATGACCGGAAGGCTGCAGCTGAATTTGGCTGCCACTTTGCCGGAGTCATCCTTGGTGGTAACAGCCGATTTACACAGATACCACCACTCCACATGACAAATCTGGCTGAACTCAAAGCAATCGTGGAGAATCTTCAGGGAAAGCGAAATGGCCTGCCCAAACCATTAACCATCTAAACGCCGCCTTTTATGAGAGATTCTTTACACTTTTGTAACAGGAAGTTATGATTTGGACAAAACCGATGACGACATCATCAACGGCGTGTATCGCTAAAAAGACCACATGATAGGGACTCAACGCATTCTGGCTGTATGTCCGGCCAGAGGCGGCAGCAAAGGAATTCCGCTCAAAAATCTGACTCCATTTCTTGGAATCCCCTTAGTTGCCAGAGTTGGCCAGTTGGTGAAAGAAATCCCCATCATCGATCGAGCGGTGGTTTCGACCGATCATCCTGAAATTGCCGAGTGTGCGAAACAATCAGGCCTGGACGCCCCTTTCCTTCGGCCTCCGGACCTCTCAGGGGACCGAATATCGGACGCGCCGGTTTTGATCCATGCGTTAGAAGAAATGGAGCGCCTGGATGCGGCGCGGTATGACATTGTAATCATGCTCCAGCCGACTTCCCCTCTTCGTCGACCAGAGCATGTCATACACGCCCTTGAGATGCTGGTGAATGAACAGTGGGACGCCGTATGGACCCTGTCCGAAACTGATTCAAAATCACACCCTCTCAAACAACTGACCCTGGACTCAGGCAGGATCGACTATTATGACCACGACGGAAGCCAAATCATTGCCCGGCAACAACTAACCCCGGTTTATCACCGGAACGGGGTGGCCTATGTCATGACACGAAACTGCCTTATGGAAGGAAGGAGCATCATGGGGAAACGGACTGGAGCGCTCCTCCTCGATGAATATCTGGTCAGTATCGATACCATGTGGGATTTGGAACTTGCCGAATACATTTATGCCAAAAATCAGGCATAAGATCTGACTGCAAATCAAGATGCGGATGAACCTCTGTGAATCAGGGTCATCTCGCAGGTCGAATTGTTCCATTGCAATGCATATCTCCTATGTTCAGCCTCGAACAGACCAACCGAATCAGTCTCAACATTCCACCTTTCCTCTTTAGACAAGGAATGG
Above is a window of Candidatus Nitrospira neomarina DNA encoding:
- a CDS encoding fatty acyl-AMP ligase, with amino-acid sequence MNATPTHHQLRLKHGNFSTLSEALDYAAAGETGCNFYSGRGKLTHVLTYADLKQQAQNLARRLNGLELTRGARVALIADTTPDFIRFFFACQYAGLIPVPLPISLHLGGHQAYVTQLRRLLDSCQASIAMAPEGFLPFLEEAATGLNLVLIGGPETFASLEEIQGPLSPLEPQELAYIQYTSGSTRWPRGVEVTQAAVMTNLSGIIQHGLQVQPGDRCVSWLPFYHDMGLVGFVLGPIASQLSVDYLSTRDFAMRPRQWLDLMTKSRATISFSPSFGYELCVRRLGEDFNEHYDLSSWRIAGAGAETIRADSLSRFAKTLKTSGFKPEAFLACYGMAECSLAISFAPLNKGLEVDRVDANQLSNNRLAMPFVPFSNDEEQARCSKFVNCGVPLPGYEVEIRNMTGEVVKERESGIIFVRGASTMTGYFNDPILTQDVLSTDGWLNTGDIGYWVENSLVIIGRSKDMIIINGRNIWPQDLEFMAEQQEEVRPGDSSAFSVSTPDGHEIAIMVVQCREMDNKKREDLVQRLRSLVHKELSIPCYIELIPPRTLPRTSSGKLSRSRAKADFLTRIQWEEVTTHLSTTARSA
- a CDS encoding NAD-dependent epimerase/dehydratase family protein — translated: MHTTVALTGASGFIGGVIAQHLRNGGWHVRGLARSPRQAQQLEDLGITPVQGQLEDPGSLVPLVKDSVGVIHCAGAIRGVSREDFFPTNVMGVSNLIHACLAQPSLPRFVLLSSLAAREPSLSPYAWSKYEGESVLIREAGLLEWSIFRPPAVYGPKDRALLPLFTLLRKGIGIQLGPSQAKFSLIHVEDLANAILHWLKNGDPPFQTFEIDDGFPGGYTWEDIFRLSNPRLRLCMRIPPSLLQIGGKINEISSRVFGYTPLFTRGKVAELLHPNWVCNSSHATQTLGWTPQISLKEGLRRLFTSDRLMPFHRN
- a CDS encoding acyl carrier protein, which encodes MQSYSDILPQLFDTLKPFTKQGFRLKESTELVAELGLDSLQVMQVLLKIEDHFDISIPLNNLPNIRTVKDLGEEIEKLLKG
- the spt gene encoding serine palmitoyltransferase; translation: MSLFDKFLPIQEARNELLKSGVNPFHVTVEKIISPTEAIINGRKTILVGTNNYLGLTFHPDSILAGQQALAQEGTGTTGSRMANGSFASHKALEVAIAEFYGAPYAIVFSTGYQANLGVLSALAGPGDTILIDGDSHASIYDGCRLGGAEVIRFKHNDVADLEKRLRRLGDRSYRTLIVVEGIYSMLGDRAPLAEIVEVKKKYGATLIVDEAHSLGVLGQHGRGLAEETGVEQDVDCIVGTFSKSLGSTGGFGVSFHPEFELIRYTSRPYIFTASPCPSVVASTRATICIIQTHPELRQHLWDNSRNLYEGLTKSGYRLGAEVGPIIAAMVPNKELALAMWQQLLENGIYVNLMIPPATPNGECLLRCSVSAAHTHTQIEKIISAFDELSHGTQTHISPAHSQPDATFN
- a CDS encoding ELM1/GtrOC1 family putative glycosyltransferase, which gives rise to MEVREGIASSGKTPVRIFVGSESAQGRAERILIWSIEQVRDPARVYEIYLMKELKGFDRRKWLTGFTNYRFAIPAFAGQSGRAIYNDVDQIYLSDPGTLFDHDLNDHGFLSIARNDTSVMVMDCQKMAAIWSLDAAKFEKKNALVQRALEVPDLWGPLEPEWNARDEEYRAGQSKVLHYTALHTQPWQPFPQEFVYQKSLEGDVWFNLEHSANQRGFHLFSRKHPSSLFTEFAKQTRDLRNISPTKLSPFQDVETIHELQEGMRTLQAKSLLYCHFGQLFENVPEHLLATDLSTLTMTSMDLCQEDSGPLPSRQFDLVLSSGGLHLVPDEDIPWVMEEMFNRAHGMVYMAIEITNPDQSYGAQTPHTCLKQNITRWMSHLESISARYPAIHWKLVFHTKTPKGIPERFIRCGGHWIGSPPRTWILADGKVGHTTQSEVLAKSLGWPYEIKQLRFYGWHKIQKLVWGLFPPNLIGVDRVHSSPLCPPWPDLVISTGWRPAPIARWIREQSQGKTRIIQLGRKGGCSADLFDVVITPSYYGFPPHPHRIETVAPLNELTQDSLDRVKQRWPNIFANAPHPRIVFVVGGATARFKFTPDMARTIGGQLKQLAQKCHGKIYAVTSPRTGKDLIHALESTLLPDHFVHKWEPNQPDNPYFAYLAGADVIIVTGESESMLAEAASLGKPVYIVPLPENSPTWKVRLSEKIIQRAQSQPLNKRGTARPQQGLERLCARLIRAGLVQPRRNLTMLHDSLIKNGIARPFGEPITNGTRPQLKETETVARKVKATLGIFDHR
- a CDS encoding surface carbohydrate biosynthesis protein, which codes for MTKPRRRLTIPVEVFNREFDAKVLLSCFAAERGFTVIIGEKHEIQLNLAALPKSIYLPTNLHNRNAIVFSLLAQLGHSLVGTDEEAIVYCSPEVYVKEKLGSTEFSRPNLFLAWGPENARIWKSQPTYNGMPLHITGNSRVDLLRPEMRQYWTPQVETIHKKFGKIILINTNFGKLNHFRPNKGAEKEALERAAVSPSDVDEFDLGMARHRLALFQYFQEMVGQMAAAFPGHTILIRPHPSENHETWRQAANGYTNVQVHIEGHVIPWLLAADAIIHNSCTTGLEGYVLKRPVFSYQPIISDRFDKQLPNAVSRQATSSRELIELIKTTFLGDQSPQENGSEAKTRLIEQYLSALQGPFASENIVSTLETFDATYSSPTPNWGTVFAAKSQAFGRKLRRRFNAQFRMGDQNRSQRYNYLNHIFPDITLAHIEERIERLQHALGRFHHTQVRPLHDNIFEIFRN
- a CDS encoding Gfo/Idh/MocA family protein; this encodes MYNVKIFGAGSIGNHLAHASRSLGWNVTICDVDQAALDRTKQTIYPTRYGKWDEAIKLSLVKDAPRGGFDLVVIGTPPDSHLSLALGALAEKPKAILVEKPLCPPNLEQAQTLHKMVIESGTFAFVGYDHVVGKAAQETLQAGRQLSTIETIDVEFREHWGGIFAAHPWLQGPQDSYLGFWKRGGGASGEHSHAINLWQFLSGGLGKGRIIEVSATLDYVQTDMVEYDKLCLLSLRTEAGLLGRVVQDVITSPSRKWARIQGNDGFAELTIGHQPGVDRVDWKTGGDDTQFRTIQKTRPDDFIWELQHIEDVMTGKTKDSVLSLERGLETMLVVAASHLSSAKKRTVRIDYRKGYTPEALELL